The Thiothrix subterranea genome has a segment encoding these proteins:
- the coaBC gene encoding bifunctional phosphopantothenoylcysteine decarboxylase/phosphopantothenate--cysteine ligase CoaBC, whose translation MAFLPGKNILLGISGGIAAYKSAELTRLLVKSGANVRVCMTASAQAFITPLTLQALSGNPVHTELLDPQAEMGMGHIELARWADVILIAPATANTLARLTWGMADDLLSTVCLASTARVIVAPAMNQQMWKHAATQHNLQTLQTRGVTVFGPAEGVQACGDTGLGRMLEPADIVRELETCCATSQLLQGVRVLITAGPTREAIDPVRFLTNRSSGKMGYAVASAAVNMGAEVMLVSGHVALDCPAGVSRVITESAADMLNATHEAAKQADVFIATAAVADYTPINVADRKIKKNAATLNLEMQRTTDILATIKQTYPHLFTVGFAAETHDLMTYARSKLERKNIDMIAANSVADGKAFDQPTNALEVVWKDGHTSLPEMDKHALATALMQLVAAQYLQRKQPTHDHD comes from the coding sequence ATGGCATTCCTTCCTGGTAAGAACATCCTTTTAGGGATAAGTGGCGGTATCGCCGCCTACAAATCCGCTGAACTGACACGTTTGTTAGTGAAAAGCGGCGCAAACGTGCGGGTATGCATGACCGCATCCGCCCAAGCCTTCATTACCCCGCTGACGCTGCAAGCCTTGTCCGGCAACCCGGTGCATACCGAATTGCTCGACCCGCAAGCCGAAATGGGCATGGGGCATATCGAATTGGCACGTTGGGCAGATGTCATTCTGATTGCGCCCGCCACCGCCAATACCTTGGCACGCTTAACCTGGGGCATGGCGGACGATTTGTTGAGTACGGTTTGCCTTGCCTCCACTGCCCGCGTGATTGTTGCCCCGGCAATGAATCAGCAAATGTGGAAACATGCCGCCACCCAGCACAATCTGCAAACCCTGCAAACACGCGGCGTGACGGTGTTCGGCCCGGCGGAAGGTGTGCAAGCCTGTGGCGATACCGGCTTAGGGCGAATGCTCGAACCTGCCGACATTGTGCGTGAACTGGAAACCTGTTGTGCCACCAGTCAATTACTGCAAGGGGTGCGCGTCTTAATCACCGCTGGCCCTACCCGCGAAGCGATTGATCCGGTGCGCTTTCTCACCAATCGCAGTTCCGGCAAAATGGGTTACGCCGTTGCATCAGCAGCGGTCAACATGGGGGCAGAAGTCATGTTGGTTTCCGGGCACGTGGCGTTAGATTGTCCCGCTGGAGTAAGCCGCGTTATCACCGAATCGGCAGCCGATATGCTCAACGCCACCCATGAAGCCGCTAAACAAGCGGATGTATTCATTGCCACTGCCGCCGTTGCCGATTACACCCCCATTAATGTGGCAGACCGCAAAATCAAAAAGAACGCGGCTACCCTTAATCTGGAAATGCAGCGCACCACCGATATTTTGGCTACCATCAAACAAACCTACCCGCACCTGTTCACCGTAGGCTTTGCCGCCGAAACCCACGACTTGATGACCTACGCCCGCAGCAAACTGGAACGCAAAAACATCGACATGATTGCCGCGAATTCGGTGGCGGATGGCAAAGCCTTCGACCAACCCACCAATGCGCTCGAAGTGGTATGGAAAGACGGGCATACCTCCCTGCCTGAAATGGACAAACACGCGCTTGCCACCGCCTTGATGCAATTAGTGGCAGCCCAATACCTGCAACGGAAGCAACCGACACATGACCACGATTGA
- the radC gene encoding RadC family protein → MAITDWPLDERPREKLMLRGAPALSDAELLAIFLRVGVKGKTAVDLSRELLQTFGSLRQLFDADAQNFCATHGMGEAKYVQLQAVLEMSKRYLSEKMRRGDALSDPEAVRFYLTSKLRDYRFEVFACLFLDNRHRVIQYEELFRGTIDGASVHPREVVRRALHHNAAAIIFAHNHPSGVAEPSQADERITQKLKDALHLIDVRVLDHFVIGDQVVSFAERGLL, encoded by the coding sequence ATGGCAATTACTGACTGGCCTCTTGATGAACGCCCGCGTGAGAAATTGATGTTACGCGGCGCACCAGCCTTGTCCGATGCCGAATTACTGGCCATTTTTCTGCGTGTCGGGGTCAAGGGCAAAACGGCGGTTGACCTCTCACGCGAACTGCTGCAAACGTTCGGTAGTTTACGGCAATTATTTGATGCAGACGCACAAAATTTTTGTGCAACGCACGGTATGGGGGAAGCCAAATACGTGCAACTGCAAGCGGTATTGGAAATGTCCAAACGTTACCTCAGTGAAAAAATGCGGCGCGGGGACGCTTTGAGTGACCCTGAAGCGGTGCGTTTTTACCTGACCTCCAAATTGCGCGATTACCGTTTTGAGGTATTCGCCTGCTTATTTCTCGATAATCGCCACCGGGTGATTCAGTACGAAGAGCTGTTTCGCGGTACGATTGACGGGGCAAGTGTACACCCGCGTGAAGTGGTGCGCCGTGCGTTGCATCACAATGCAGCGGCAATTATTTTCGCGCATAATCATCCTTCCGGCGTTGCCGAACCCAGTCAGGCGGATGAGCGCATTACCCAAAAGCTCAAAGATGCCCTGCATTTAATTGATGTCAGGGTGTTGGATCATTTTGTGATCGGCGATCAAGTAGTCTCGTTTGCCGAACGCGGGTTGTTGTAG
- a CDS encoding DEAD/DEAH box helicase, whose amino-acid sequence MENFYLSQTRFDTFPLDERLLASLTEAGFEFCSRIQVETLPLALAGQDIAGQAQTGTGKTGAFLVAIFQHLLTNPLPGAAAGSVRCLILAPTRELAIQIARDAEELGKHTGLRSVLVYGGAGYDKQRRQFEAPVDVLIGTPGRIIDYYKQHVFTLKHAQALVMDEADRMFDMGFIQDVRYLMHKLPPPAKRLNMLFSATLSQRVLELAYEHMNNPQQVKIETESVGADNIAEHVYFPANDEKIPLLIGLIRKLQPFRAIVFVNTKHIAEKIDDYLRANGITSDLISGDVRQNKREKLLQAFEAGDFQVLIATDVAARGLHIPDVSHVFNFDLPQVAEDYVHRIGRTARAGASGEAHSFACEDTAFYLPDIEAYTGKPLPVARINAELLPSELHRPPRSQRERVAHHGQDNNRRQQSGGGEQRRRKPRPNPNAG is encoded by the coding sequence ATGGAAAATTTTTACTTAAGTCAAACACGTTTCGATACCTTCCCGCTGGATGAGCGCTTATTGGCCTCGCTGACAGAAGCAGGCTTTGAGTTTTGCTCGCGTATTCAGGTGGAAACCTTGCCATTGGCCTTGGCAGGGCAGGATATTGCTGGGCAAGCCCAGACGGGTACGGGGAAAACGGGCGCATTCTTGGTCGCCATTTTTCAGCATTTGCTGACAAATCCGCTACCGGGTGCAGCGGCAGGCAGTGTGCGTTGTTTGATTCTTGCGCCAACGCGCGAATTAGCGATTCAGATTGCGCGGGATGCGGAAGAATTGGGTAAACACACCGGCTTGCGTTCGGTGCTGGTCTACGGGGGCGCGGGTTACGACAAACAACGCCGCCAATTTGAAGCGCCAGTCGACGTATTGATCGGCACGCCGGGGCGCATTATCGACTATTACAAGCAGCATGTGTTTACCCTGAAACACGCGCAAGCGTTGGTCATGGATGAAGCCGACCGTATGTTTGACATGGGCTTTATTCAGGATGTGCGCTATTTGATGCACAAATTGCCGCCACCGGCAAAGCGCTTGAATATGTTGTTTTCCGCGACCTTATCGCAGCGCGTTTTGGAATTGGCTTACGAGCACATGAATAACCCGCAGCAGGTGAAAATCGAAACCGAATCGGTCGGCGCGGATAATATTGCTGAACACGTATATTTCCCTGCAAATGATGAAAAAATTCCGTTGTTGATTGGGTTAATCCGTAAGCTTCAGCCGTTTCGGGCGATTGTGTTTGTGAATACTAAGCACATTGCTGAAAAGATTGACGATTATTTGCGGGCGAATGGCATTACGTCCGATTTGATTTCCGGCGATGTGCGCCAGAATAAGCGCGAAAAGCTGTTGCAGGCGTTTGAAGCGGGTGATTTTCAGGTATTGATTGCGACCGACGTGGCGGCACGGGGGTTGCACATTCCTGATGTGTCGCACGTATTCAACTTCGATTTGCCGCAAGTGGCAGAAGATTACGTGCATCGCATTGGGCGTACTGCGCGTGCTGGTGCATCGGGCGAAGCACACAGTTTTGCGTGTGAAGATACCGCGTTTTATTTGCCGGATATTGAAGCGTATACCGGCAAGCCGTTGCCGGTTGCGCGAATTAATGCGGAATTGCTGCCAAGTGAACTGCACCGTCCGCCGCGCAGTCAGCGTGAACGGGTTGCGCATCACGGGCAAGACAATAATCGCCGTCAGCAAAGTGGCGGTGGTGAACAGCGGCGCAGAAAACCCCGTCCGAATCCTAACGCAGGTTAA
- the ssb gene encoding single-stranded DNA-binding protein yields MANGINKVILVGTVGRDPEMKYMPSGDAIANISVATSESWKDKNTGEKKEATEWHNVTFYRGLAKVVGDYVRKGQLLYVEGSLKTRSWEKDGQKHYRTEVNATDMKMLGGRPGGGMGSGNYDDSSAAPAQRSSNQGAGGGYGGGAPSAPADNASSRGFEDFDDDIPF; encoded by the coding sequence ATGGCAAATGGTATCAACAAAGTCATTCTGGTCGGCACGGTGGGCAGAGACCCTGAGATGAAATACATGCCCAGCGGTGACGCAATCGCCAATATCAGTGTCGCCACCAGTGAATCATGGAAAGACAAAAATACCGGCGAGAAGAAAGAAGCCACTGAATGGCACAACGTGACTTTTTACCGAGGCTTAGCCAAAGTCGTTGGTGATTATGTTCGCAAAGGCCAATTACTTTACGTCGAAGGCAGCCTGAAAACCCGTTCGTGGGAAAAAGATGGGCAAAAACACTACCGCACCGAAGTAAACGCCACCGATATGAAAATGCTGGGCGGGCGTCCCGGTGGCGGCATGGGTTCGGGCAATTACGACGACTCATCCGCCGCCCCCGCGCAACGCAGCAGCAATCAAGGCGCTGGCGGTGGTTACGGCGGCGGTGCGCCATCTGCTCCGGCGGACAATGCCTCCAGCCGTGGCTTTGAAGACTTTGATGACGACATCCCATTCTAA
- a CDS encoding MFS transporter: MNSLEWRVTASLAAIYAVRMLGLFMILPVFALYAETFPDSTPALAGLAIGIYGLSQAVFQIPLGILSDKIGRKPVIIGGLLVFAFGSIIAALASSMWLIVLGRMIQGMGAVAAPTMALAADLIREEHRIRTMGVIGLTIGVSFMLGMILGPIVSQVGGVPSIFWLTMLLAFLGIALVVFVIPNPARTLQHRDAGIIKGYLSTALSNAALLRMNVGVFILHLVMTANFLVLPTLFTHELGLPTAEHWKVYLPVFIGSFVLSVPLIIMAEKQRKIRPLLLGCTVLLIVAELLMAAGHAQIVWLLVAFWLFFIGFNFLEAVQPSLVAKYSDVNTKGTAMGIFSSSQFLGIFAGGALGGMVNHEWGATGVFLFSAVVVGIWLLVALQLPQPTFYASKILKLDPLLFSDPQRLHTELLAVAGVKEVALAAEECIAYLKIDKTALDQAGLDAFSPASA; the protein is encoded by the coding sequence ATGAATAGTCTGGAATGGCGCGTCACCGCCTCCCTTGCTGCGATTTATGCGGTACGGATGTTGGGTCTGTTTATGATCCTGCCCGTATTCGCGCTGTATGCAGAAACCTTCCCGGATTCCACCCCCGCGCTGGCAGGCTTAGCCATTGGCATTTACGGTTTATCGCAAGCGGTATTCCAAATCCCACTCGGCATTCTCTCGGATAAAATCGGGCGCAAGCCGGTCATTATCGGCGGTTTGCTGGTCTTTGCCTTCGGGAGCATCATTGCAGCACTGGCATCATCCATGTGGCTCATCGTGCTGGGGCGCATGATTCAAGGCATGGGCGCGGTGGCTGCCCCAACAATGGCACTGGCGGCGGATTTGATTCGTGAAGAACACCGCATTCGCACCATGGGCGTGATTGGGCTAACCATTGGGGTATCCTTCATGCTGGGAATGATTCTGGGGCCGATCGTCAGTCAAGTGGGTGGTGTCCCCAGTATTTTCTGGTTAACCATGCTACTCGCGTTCTTGGGGATTGCCTTGGTGGTATTCGTGATTCCCAACCCTGCACGCACCTTGCAACACCGTGACGCCGGTATCATCAAAGGCTACCTCAGCACTGCGCTTAGTAATGCGGCGTTATTGCGCATGAATGTGGGGGTTTTTATCCTGCATTTGGTGATGACCGCCAACTTTTTGGTATTGCCCACCCTGTTCACCCACGAATTGGGGCTGCCAACGGCGGAACATTGGAAGGTGTATTTGCCGGTATTCATTGGCTCATTCGTGCTGTCTGTCCCGCTGATTATTATGGCGGAGAAACAGCGCAAGATTCGCCCGCTCTTGCTGGGTTGCACCGTCTTGCTGATCGTTGCCGAATTACTCATGGCAGCCGGTCATGCTCAGATCGTGTGGTTGCTGGTGGCCTTTTGGCTGTTTTTCATCGGTTTTAATTTCTTGGAGGCAGTACAACCGTCGTTGGTGGCTAAATATTCCGACGTTAACACCAAGGGAACCGCAATGGGGATTTTCAGCAGCTCGCAATTCTTGGGAATCTTTGCGGGCGGCGCACTCGGCGGCATGGTAAATCATGAGTGGGGTGCAACCGGCGTATTCCTGTTCAGTGCGGTGGTGGTTGGCATCTGGTTATTAGTCGCGCTGCAATTGCCCCAACCGACTTTTTATGCCAGTAAAATCCTGAAGCTGGATCCGCTGCTGTTTTCTGACCCGCAACGCTTGCACACCGAATTGCTGGCTGTCGCTGGCGTAAAGGAAGTCGCCCTCGCCGCCGAAGAATGCATCGCTTATCTGAAAATCGATAAGACCGCGCTCGATCAGGCGGGCTTGGATGCATTCTCACCCGCTTCAGCGTAG
- a CDS encoding DUF3144 domain-containing protein, with translation MSKKQSSSQDNDPEFWDLAEKFIELANTSVDTSDLGKVGAAMLYAAARFNTFVVAASSIDRKEFIEDADDTMDYLSKQFRHMLGDNLRDFKDNYKVYIKHDDEQPE, from the coding sequence ATGAGCAAGAAACAAAGCAGTTCGCAAGACAATGACCCGGAATTCTGGGACTTGGCAGAGAAATTTATTGAGTTGGCGAATACATCCGTCGACACCAGCGATTTAGGCAAAGTTGGCGCTGCCATGCTGTATGCAGCGGCCCGTTTCAACACCTTCGTGGTTGCCGCCTCCTCCATTGACCGCAAAGAATTCATCGAAGACGCTGACGACACGATGGATTACCTTAGCAAACAATTCCGCCACATGCTCGGCGATAACCTGCGTGATTTCAAAGACAACTACAAGGTCTATATCAAACATGACGACGAACAGCCCGAATAG
- the pckA gene encoding phosphoenolpyruvate carboxykinase (ATP): MSTTATLAQHLASTLGLKNTNNLYWNQSSPVLYEQALNRSEGKISEDGVFVAYTGTFTGRAPNDKFIVDDAGSHDKVWWGKVNKSLTEAQFDQVLADALQFLEGRELFVQDLLAGASEADELPVRIISQYAWHALFARNMFIRPDDLNRTLGVAEPKFTVIHVPDMQADPEKHGTHSGAFVLLNLTRGLILIGGTHYAGEIKKSIFSVLNYLLPQRGIMSMHASANVGKDGDVAILFGLSGTGKTTLSADPNRALIGDDEHGWSDNGVFNLEGGCYAKVINLSAEQEPMIYKTTQTFGTVLENVVMDQATRKLNLDDNSITENTRASYPITQIPGALYPGKAGHPKHIIMLTCDAFGVLPPISKLTTEQAMYHFISGYTAKVAGTEKGVTEPTATFSTCFGAPFMALHPSVYADLLGAKINEHGVSCWLVNTGWTGGGYGVGKRMNIHHTRSMVNAALNGDLDQVDTRRDAIFGLNIPVSCPDVPSDVLEPSSTWADKAAYTTKATYLASLFHKNFAQYSAGVSAAICAAAPLQGKE; the protein is encoded by the coding sequence ATGAGTACAACTGCTACACTGGCACAACACCTTGCCAGTACGTTGGGGCTTAAAAACACCAATAACCTTTACTGGAACCAGTCTTCCCCGGTTCTCTACGAACAAGCCCTCAACCGCAGCGAAGGCAAAATCAGCGAAGATGGCGTCTTTGTCGCCTACACGGGTACATTTACGGGTCGCGCCCCCAATGACAAATTCATTGTGGATGACGCTGGCTCACACGATAAAGTGTGGTGGGGCAAAGTCAACAAATCACTCACCGAAGCACAATTCGACCAAGTATTGGCAGATGCCCTTCAGTTTTTGGAAGGTCGTGAATTATTCGTCCAAGACTTGCTGGCAGGCGCGAGTGAAGCCGACGAATTGCCAGTACGCATTATTTCGCAATACGCTTGGCACGCCCTGTTTGCGCGGAATATGTTCATTCGCCCCGACGACTTGAACCGCACCTTAGGCGTAGCTGAACCCAAATTCACCGTCATCCACGTACCGGATATGCAAGCCGACCCGGAAAAGCACGGCACGCATTCGGGCGCATTCGTGCTCTTGAACCTGACACGCGGGCTGATCTTGATTGGTGGCACGCATTACGCGGGCGAAATCAAGAAATCCATTTTCTCGGTGCTCAACTATTTGTTGCCACAGCGCGGTATTATGTCGATGCACGCTTCTGCCAATGTTGGCAAAGATGGCGATGTGGCGATTCTGTTTGGCTTGTCCGGCACGGGTAAAACCACGCTCTCGGCAGACCCAAATCGCGCCCTGATTGGCGATGACGAACACGGCTGGAGCGATAACGGCGTGTTCAATCTGGAAGGCGGTTGTTACGCCAAAGTGATTAACTTGTCGGCAGAACAAGAGCCGATGATCTACAAAACCACCCAAACCTTCGGCACGGTGCTGGAAAACGTGGTGATGGATCAAGCGACCCGCAAGCTGAATCTGGACGACAATAGCATCACTGAAAACACCCGTGCCAGTTACCCGATTACGCAAATTCCGGGCGCGTTATACCCCGGCAAAGCCGGTCATCCTAAGCACATTATTATGCTGACCTGCGATGCGTTTGGCGTATTGCCACCGATTTCCAAGCTCACCACTGAGCAGGCGATGTACCACTTTATTTCCGGTTACACCGCCAAAGTCGCGGGTACAGAAAAAGGCGTGACGGAACCCACCGCGACCTTCAGCACGTGCTTTGGTGCGCCCTTCATGGCGTTGCACCCCTCGGTGTATGCGGACTTGCTCGGTGCGAAAATCAATGAACATGGCGTATCTTGCTGGCTGGTCAATACCGGCTGGACAGGCGGCGGCTATGGCGTGGGCAAACGCATGAATATTCATCATACTCGTAGCATGGTGAATGCCGCGTTGAATGGGGATTTGGATCAGGTTGATACCCGCCGCGATGCGATTTTCGGTTTGAACATCCCGGTTTCGTGCCCGGATGTGCCGTCCGACGTATTGGAACCGTCATCGACATGGGCGGATAAAGCGGCATATACCACGAAAGCGACCTATCTGGCGTCACTGTTCCACAAGAACTTTGCGCAATACAGTGCGGGTGTTTCTGCTGCTATTTGCGCGGCTGCGCCATTGCAAGGCAAGGAATAA
- a CDS encoding phosphomannomutase/phosphoglucomutase → MSIPQPLVSHSLFRAYDVRGVYADNLTEHSVRLIGQAIGSQLRERGEQAVVVGRDGRLSSPALAQAAIEGLMAAGCHVTDVGLVPTPVLYFAVQSGLAPHGVMITGSHNPPDQNGIKIVINGECQYNERIQRLYERIIRGELWHQPDAGRLHTASILSAYQHTVCQQIHLQRRLRIGLDCGNGATALLAEHFFRDLGCEVHPLFCEVDGNFPNHSPDPTQPANLQALQTLVREQGLDIGIAFDGDGDRLIAVDGNGHILWPDRILILLAQAVLPQQPRRTVAYDVKCTYRLDQAIRDAGGIPGMCISGHSLLKKYIREHNAVLGGEFSGHIVLRDRGMEYDDGMYIAARLLEVLSQKTATPAQVFARIPEGFSTPEHKVYFASYEAAGVAMALWMQHQQLQAQRLITLDGMRAEYADGWGLARASNTSPTITLRFEADTPERLEAIRALFRADIQRLQLTPEALPF, encoded by the coding sequence ATGAGTATTCCACAACCGCTCGTTTCTCATTCCTTATTCCGTGCTTACGACGTGCGCGGTGTGTATGCCGACAATCTCACCGAACACAGTGTGCGCCTGATTGGGCAAGCCATCGGCTCGCAATTGCGTGAGCGGGGTGAGCAAGCGGTCGTGGTTGGGCGTGATGGGCGGCTTTCCAGTCCCGCATTGGCGCAAGCCGCCATTGAAGGGTTGATGGCGGCGGGTTGTCATGTCACCGATGTCGGTTTGGTGCCAACGCCGGTGTTGTATTTCGCCGTGCAGTCCGGGCTTGCGCCGCACGGGGTAATGATCACCGGCAGCCACAATCCGCCCGACCAAAACGGCATTAAAATCGTGATCAACGGCGAATGCCAGTATAACGAGCGCATTCAACGCCTGTACGAACGCATTATTCGCGGCGAACTCTGGCATCAGCCCGATGCGGGCAGGTTGCACACCGCCAGTATTCTGAGCGCATACCAACACACGGTATGCCAGCAAATCCACCTGCAACGCCGCCTGCGCATTGGGCTGGATTGCGGCAATGGCGCGACTGCATTGTTGGCAGAACATTTTTTCCGCGATTTGGGTTGCGAAGTCCACCCGCTGTTTTGTGAAGTCGATGGCAATTTCCCCAACCATTCCCCCGACCCGACGCAACCTGCGAATTTGCAAGCGCTGCAAACCTTGGTGCGCGAACAAGGGCTGGATATTGGCATTGCCTTTGATGGCGATGGCGACCGCTTGATTGCAGTCGATGGTAACGGGCATATCCTTTGGCCTGATCGCATCCTTATCCTGCTGGCGCAGGCGGTATTGCCACAACAGCCGCGGCGCACCGTTGCCTATGATGTGAAATGCACCTATCGGCTCGATCAGGCTATCCGTGACGCGGGCGGCATTCCCGGCATGTGCATTAGCGGGCATTCCCTGTTGAAAAAATACATCCGTGAACACAACGCGGTATTGGGCGGGGAATTCAGTGGGCATATTGTGCTGCGCGATCGTGGCATGGAATACGACGATGGCATGTACATTGCCGCCCGCTTGCTGGAAGTGTTATCACAGAAAACTGCTACTCCCGCTCAAGTATTTGCCCGCATTCCCGAAGGTTTCAGCACGCCAGAACACAAGGTTTACTTTGCCTCCTACGAAGCTGCCGGGGTGGCAATGGCGCTATGGATGCAGCATCAGCAATTACAGGCGCAACGCCTGATTACGCTCGATGGAATGCGTGCCGAATACGCCGACGGCTGGGGTTTAGCGCGTGCTTCCAATACCAGCCCCACCATTACTTTGCGCTTTGAAGCCGATACGCCGGAACGCTTAGAAGCCATCCGCGCCCTGTTTCGTGCCGATATTCAACGCCTGCAATTGACCCCGGAGGCATTGCCGTTTTAA
- the dut gene encoding dUTP diphosphatase → MTTIEYKILDPRIGTEFPLPEYATNGSAGMDLRACLDAPLVLNAGDTELIPTGIAIHIGDPTLAAVILPRSGLGHKHGIVLGNLVGLIDSDYQGQLFISCWNRSNDSFTIQPGERIAQLVFVPVVQVALQSVDDFDQSHRGEGGFGHSGRH, encoded by the coding sequence ATGACCACGATTGAATACAAAATCCTCGACCCACGCATTGGCACTGAATTTCCCCTGCCTGAATATGCCACCAATGGCTCAGCGGGCATGGATTTACGCGCCTGTTTGGATGCACCGCTGGTATTGAATGCAGGGGATACGGAACTCATTCCAACCGGTATTGCGATTCATATTGGCGACCCAACGCTTGCCGCCGTCATCTTGCCGCGCTCTGGACTGGGTCATAAACACGGGATTGTGCTGGGAAATCTGGTCGGTTTGATTGATTCGGACTACCAAGGGCAATTGTTCATTTCCTGCTGGAATCGGAGTAACGACAGCTTCACCATTCAACCGGGTGAACGCATTGCGCAACTGGTGTTTGTACCGGTGGTGCAAGTCGCGCTGCAATCGGTTGACGATTTCGATCAGTCGCACCGTGGTGAAGGCGGTTTTGGGCATTCCGGTAGGCACTAA
- the dbpA gene encoding ATP-dependent RNA helicase DbpA, which produces MPASFANLNLPPQQLANLGNLGYKLMTGIQAKALPHALQGADLIGQAKTGSGKTAVFAITLLAKLDPQNFAAQALVLCPTRELSAQVATEIRRLARYQPNIKVVTLTGGQPLAPQAASLEHGAHVIVGTPGRINDHIGKHTIELSQIHTLVLDEADRMLEMGFMEDIAKIISLTPKHRQTLLFSATYPDDIKRLSAQFQRNPIEVKAEALHTAGVINQYSYLCNKTERLAALETLLAHYKPRSAVIFCNMKVGVREITEHLSQLGFSVKALHGEMEQRDRDEVFVQFKHNSFNLLVATDVAARGLDIEDLPCVINYELPHDADIYIHRIGRTGRAGKEGMALNLLTDAERHKLADIGIAQKTELDYEVISALPKAALSPTQPGNVTLCIAAGRKEKVRPGDILGALTGEGGINGKSVGKIDVLEYAAYVAVERSAAKQALNCLLNGKIKGRKFKVKSL; this is translated from the coding sequence ATGCCCGCTTCTTTCGCGAATTTGAACCTGCCACCCCAACAACTCGCCAATCTAGGCAACTTGGGTTACAAACTGATGACGGGGATTCAAGCCAAAGCTCTGCCCCACGCTTTACAAGGCGCTGATTTAATCGGGCAAGCCAAAACCGGCAGCGGCAAAACCGCTGTGTTTGCGATTACCTTGCTGGCAAAACTAGACCCGCAAAATTTCGCCGCGCAAGCCTTGGTACTCTGCCCGACCCGCGAACTCAGTGCGCAAGTCGCCACCGAAATCCGCCGCTTGGCACGTTACCAGCCCAATATCAAAGTCGTGACCTTAACCGGTGGGCAACCACTTGCCCCGCAAGCTGCATCCCTAGAACACGGCGCACACGTTATTGTAGGCACACCGGGGCGCATTAACGACCACATCGGCAAACACACCATCGAACTCAGCCAAATCCACACGCTGGTGCTCGACGAAGCCGACCGCATGTTGGAAATGGGCTTCATGGAAGACATCGCCAAAATCATCAGCCTCACCCCGAAACACCGCCAGACGCTGCTGTTTTCTGCCACCTACCCCGACGACATTAAACGCCTGAGTGCGCAATTCCAACGCAACCCGATCGAAGTCAAAGCCGAAGCCTTGCACACCGCCGGGGTCATTAACCAGTATTCGTACCTGTGCAATAAGACCGAACGGCTGGCAGCACTCGAAACTTTGCTGGCGCATTACAAACCGCGTTCGGCGGTGATTTTCTGCAATATGAAAGTCGGCGTGCGTGAAATCACCGAACATTTGAGCCAACTCGGTTTCAGTGTCAAAGCCTTACACGGCGAAATGGAACAGCGTGATCGCGACGAAGTATTCGTGCAATTCAAACATAATAGCTTCAATTTGCTGGTCGCCACCGACGTTGCCGCACGCGGGTTGGACATCGAAGACCTGCCATGTGTTATCAACTACGAATTACCGCACGATGCTGACATTTACATCCACCGCATCGGGCGTACCGGACGCGCAGGCAAGGAAGGCATGGCACTCAACCTCCTTACCGATGCCGAACGCCACAAACTGGCTGACATTGGCATTGCGCAGAAAACCGAACTGGACTACGAAGTGATTTCCGCCCTGCCCAAAGCGGCGCTCAGCCCTACTCAACCCGGCAATGTCACGCTGTGCATTGCGGCGGGGCGCAAGGAAAAAGTCCGCCCCGGCGACATCCTCGGCGCACTCACCGGCGAAGGTGGCATTAATGGCAAATCGGTCGGCAAAATCGACGTATTGGAATACGCCGCCTACGTTGCGGTCGAGCGTAGCGCTGCCAAACAAGCGTTGAATTGCCTGCTGAATGGCAAGATCAAAGGGCGTAAGTTCAAAGTCAAATCGCTATGA